The Garra rufa chromosome 8, GarRuf1.0, whole genome shotgun sequence genome has a segment encoding these proteins:
- the LOC141341232 gene encoding nectin 1a-like, producing the protein MFSRHFITIAVVYFLLSSGTEATSPVNVSVTVDAIPVAGRLKVTLATCTTSKTKPAAEVSWNLGTLSDSVKVSTNTVKHLDGTFTIASSLIATPTAQMNQQLVQCVIRHAAIKEKLEIDHKILVHYPPQLVFVTPFKDGSNAEVYQCEADANPEATHFRWHSTHQTIPNDAIKAEGNKLYFLKLTSDLSGLYICEASNEYGKGIGSLYWQKGQKPEDNHSEF; encoded by the exons ATGTTTTCCCGTCACTTCATTACGATAGCTGTTGTTTATTTTCTTCTCAGCAGTGGGACTGAAG CCACAAGCCCTGTGAATGTGAGTGTGACTGTGGATGCCATCCCTGTTGCTGGACGTCTCAAGGTTACCCTGGCGACTTGCACAACTTCCAAAACGAAGCCTGCTGCTGAGGTGTCATGGAATTTGGGTACTTTATCAGATTCTGTGAAGGTATCAACCAACACTGTGAAACATCTGGACGGGACGTTCACAATCGCAAGCAGTCTGATTGCCACTCCAACTGCACAGATGAATCAGCAACTTGTCCAGTGTGTGATCAGACATGCTGCCATCAAGGAGAAACTGGAAATTGATCACAAGATACTTGTGCACT ATCCACCTCAGCTGGTATTTGTGACCCCTTTCAAGGATGGCTCTAATGCTGAGGTGTATCAGTGTGAGGCAGATGCCAATCCTGAAGCTACACATTTCAGATGGCACAG CACGCACCAGACTATCCCTAATGATGCCATTAAAGCAGAAGGAAATAAACTTTACTTCTTGAAACTGACCTCTGACCTGAGCGGCCTGTATATCTGTGAGGCTTCAAACGAGTATGGCAAAGGAATCGGCTCACTCTACTGGCAAAAAG GACAAAAGCCAGAAGACAACCATTCTGAGTTCTGA